The stretch of DNA TTCGCGTTCGGTCCGATGGCGGCGTTCATCGTCAGTGTCCTGAGCTGGATCCCCCACCTGTTCATGAACCCGTGGGGCGCCATCATGTCCATCGCGGTCTCCGTGTTCCTGAGCGTTCCGGCGGCCATGGTCTACAAGCGCATGCGCACCCGTGTCGGCGCATTGGTCGGCATCCTGGTCGGCGTGGTTTTCGGTCTGATCGCGGCCATCGGCGGCAATATCATTATCACGCCGATCTACGCACATATGACCACCGCGCAGGTGCTGGCGATGGTCGTGCCGATTCTGCTGCCGTTCAACCTGATCAAGTTCGCCATCCACGGCGTGGTCACCTTCGCCATATACAAGCCGATTTCCAACCTGTTGAACCGTTAGGGATTTCGCAGAAATGACTACGGTCGACAATACTGACGCTGATACCGAGCCCTACGTGTCTTCTGAGCGCGAGGGCTCGGTTTCGGCGTATTCTACAGCCCACGATATCGATAATAAAACCGGCAACAAGAATCAGCATGCGAATCGCGTTCAAAGGACCGGGAAAACGAAAGCGACCCAAGCAAACGACACCAATGGCTTTGCAGCCCGGCTGAACGGCATCCGTTTCAGCTATGACGGCGGCAAGTCGTGGGCGCTGAACGGCATCGACCTTGATATCCGCACCGGCGAACGCATCTGTCTGGTCGGCCCGAACGGATCGGGCAAATCCACGCTCTCCCGCCTGATTGCAGGGCTTGCCGCGCCCGATGACGGCTGCGTGACCTTGCTCGGCTACGACGTGTTTTCTTCCGGTACCCCGCACAGCGATCTCTATCGCAAGGCACGCAAAGACATCGGCGCGGTCTTCCAGAATCCGGCCGATCAGATCATCACCACCGTCGTGGGCGACGATGTCGCGTTCGGACCGGAAAACCTGGCTCTTGAACCCGACGAGATCACGGCAAGGGTCACCGAGTCCCTCAACGCGGTCGACATGCACGATTCCCTGCTCGACGACCCCTCGCGCATGAGCGGCGGCCAGCAGCAGCGCATCGCCATTGCGGGGATACTGGCAATGAACCCTAAGATGATCGTACTTGACGAACCGACGGCGATGCTTGACCTGGAAGCCCAGCAGGATGTGCTGCGCGTGCTCGACAATCTCCAGAAAACCGGGACCACCATCGTCCATGTCACGCACCGACCCGAAGAGCTGAAGGCGGCGGATCGGATCCTCAGTCTCGAAAACGGGAGGCTGGTCAGGCTCTCGCAGATAGAGGCCACATTGAAGCTTTCGGTGACCAATGCGGACGACACGGGAATGCTGAAACCCGACGGTCTGATCATCGCAGCAAATTCGGGAAACCCGATCGACGTCAAAACCGGGAAAAACGAAGGCGGCGGAAGCGCTTCGGCCAACACTGCCACAGACACAACCGAGGAACTCGAACACGTACGGACCGGCAACGCCGCAAGCCAAAACAGAAAAAACGAAACTTCTGCGGCATCCGACATCGAATCCAGTGCCGATGGACCCGCCATCTGCTTCGAACACGTGTCGTTCCGCTATCCGAAGGCCAGCAGCGACACTTTGCATGACTTTTCGATGTGTATCAGGCAGGGCGAGGTCGTGGCCATCATGGGCCGCAACGGCACCGGCAAAAGCACGCTGACAAGACTGATGACAGCATTATCAAAACCCGATAGCGGCTCTATCAACGTGGCGGGAATCGATTTGCGTTCGATGTCACGACGTGATAAGAAAGCGCTGCGTTCCAGCGTGGGGCTGGTGATGCAGCAACCCGAGCACCAGCTCTTCGCCGAAACCGTAAAGCAGGATGTCGCATACGGACCCAACAATCAGGGTCTGCCGACGCAGATCGTCAATCAACGCGTGGAACGTGCCTTGGATCTGCTGGGGATCAGTGAACTGGCCGAACGATCCCCCTTCTCGCTTTCCGGCGGTCAGCAACGCCTTGCCGCCATCGCCGGCATCATCGCCTGCGGCCCGCGTATTCTGATTCTTGACGAACCGACGGCGGGACTTGACGCCACGGCCAGCGAGCGCATCTACGCGCTGGTACGCACGCTCAACGCGCATGGCGTCACAATAGTCCTGATCACCCACTCACCGCGTCAGGCGCGTCAGCTCGCCGACCGTGTCATCACTCTGGGCGAAACTGCACAAGACGGTACCGCTCAGAGCGGAACAGGCGAGGAAACCGCCCAATTGGCGAGTGCCGGCAAACCGACAACCGACGATACGCCTTCAGAAACCAGCCAACGTCCAAGTCTCATCGCGCGCCTTGACCCACGGGTCAAACTGGTCGTGTTCCTCGTGCTGATGTTCACCTCGTTCATGGTCAGCTCCCTGCCGCAGCTTGGGCTGACCGCGCTGATGGTCATCGTCCTCGCGGCGGCGGCGAAGCTCGGGCCGAAACGCCTGTTCCGTGCCATGCGCGGATTCCTGATATTGCTTCTGGTCATGGGCATCATCAATATGCTCTTCGTGCGAACGGGCAGGCCTTTGGTAACTCTCTTCAATTTCCCGATCACCGACGAGGGCGTGATGGCGGCGATACTCTACACCTGCCGTTTCGGGCTGGTCATTTTGCTGGGAATCATCCTCTTGCAGACCACGACACCTACGGCGCTGACCGACGGATTCGGCTCTCTGCTTTCCCCATTGCGACGCCTCGGCCTGCATACCCAGGAACTGGCGTTGGTGATGAGCCTGGCATTGCGCTTCCTGCCGACGCTGGCCGACGAGGCACGCAACATCATGGACGCTCAGGCGGCACGCGGCGGCAGTATCGAAACAGGAACGCCTGCCAAACGAATCAAGGCGATAGTGGCCATCATCGTCCCAATTTTCGCCGGAGCCCTGCGGCATTCCGACAACCTCTCGCTAGCGCTTGATGCGCGCAGCTACGAGGAAGGCATCCACCGCACCCACTGGCACGCCATGCGCGTAACCGGAAAAGATATGATCTTCATTATTCTGTGCGCAATGTATCTTGCCGTATTGCTGAGTCTTAAAATCGGAATTCTTTCGGTGGTGCGGTTATAGCGGGGCGCATCGCAATCTGTTTGTGATGTCTACGAAATGAAGTCATAAATTCATTTCTTTCGCAATGTTATGTGATAAATCCTGATAGAGTGGAACAGAGCCTCAATCAAACTGTTTTGCTTATCAAGGAGACGATATGCACGCACCACGCAATACCGCTATAGAACCATTCGCCATCGAACATGCCACCATAGCCACCGGCGACGTTGACGGCCGCACGTTAAGCGACACGACCATCGTCGTGGACGGTCTCGGCAAGATCCGGGAAATCGGCCCCTCGTCGACCGTTGTGGTGCCTCCGGGCTATCACAAGCTGGACGGAAGCGGCAAGGTCGTCTCCCCCGGCATGATCAATGGCCATACCCATACCTTCTCTCAAGGGCGCCCTCTCGACCCTAAGGGCAGCACACCCGAAGGCCAGCGCAAGACCGCGAAGCTTGTGCATTCGGCCCCGGGCAGACTCTTCATGTACGAGACCAGCAAGTCGAACATCATGACGTTGCTCAACTCCGGGGTCACCACCATCCGCACCGTCGGCGATGTCGGGTATGAGGTCGTCGCCATCCGCGACCGTATCAACGCCGGAAAGATGGTCGGACCGCGCATTTTGGCCGCCGGCCCGATGCTCGCGATTCCCGACGGCCATGGCGCTCCGCTGGTGGCCATGGAGAGCACCACCCCGGAAGAAGCGCGTAGCGAAGCAGAATATAGCATCGACCATGGCGTCAATGCGCTGAAGATCGCGGCCACCGGCGGCGTCACCGATTCGCAGGTGCTCGGCGAGGCCGGAGCCCCACAGATGAGCGAAGAGCAGATGCGGGCCATCTGCGAGGCGGCCCACGCCAACGACATCATCGTCGCGGCACACGCCCAGAGCGAGGAAGGCGTTCGCAGGGCCTTGAAGGCCGGCGTCGACACCATCGAGCACGGTTGCACGCTGGACGACGAGCTCACGGAGCTCTTCCTGAACAACCCGAACTCGCTGCGGGGCTGGAGCGCCTTGGAGCCGACGCTTTCCGCCGGTCTGCCGATGAAGTATCTCTCTCAGGAAACACTCAACATGACCGACATCCAGATGGAGAACTCCGTGCCGGTGGTCGAAGGCATGGTCAACGGTGCGAAGCAGGCGCACGAAGCCGGCATCAAGGTCGGCGTCGGCACCGACACCGCCATGCCGTTCGTGCCGCAGTACGGTACGTGGCGCGAGATGGATCTGCTCAACCGTTATGCCGGATTCAGCAAGGCCGAAGCCTTCCACGCCGGCACTCAGGTCACCGCCGAAATCCTGGGCCTGAGCGACGAGACCGGCTCGCTGGAAGTCGGCAAGTCCGCCGATCTGCTGGTGTTGGACGAGAATCCTGTCGACAATCTGCGCACACTCGAGAAGCCGCTGCTCGTGGTCGCCGCCGGACATCCGATCTTCCACCCGCAGGTCGATCGCTTCGACGACATGGAAGCCCAGCTGGACGAGGCGTATAAGTAAAGCCCATCCATTCCCGTGATCGGCTTCTGCTGAATTTGTTTTGGTTGGCATCAACCAAGAATCCGTTATTCCGAATCGTCGGAATGACGGATTCTTGTATATTTCAATACATGTTGCATCGATGGAACGGCCGGAAAAACCTCAGGGCAAACTGACCAATTCTCCTTCCCGATAGCAATTGTGGTTCGACTCCAATGGAGTCGAACCACAGCTATCAGCATGCAAACCGGTAGATAGCCACACGGCCATCCGGTATTCCTTGTATCTAGCGATGCGCGTTGTCCTGCAACGGCTCG from Bifidobacterium sp. ESL0800 encodes:
- a CDS encoding ECF transporter S component, which gives rise to MKETRLIMSNISGTQNPSDPYQRDKTQSSHSTGVADKGRWSTQRIAIYALFVALAMAASFIEFPIMPGVPWLKYDLSGIICLVAGFAFGPMAAFIVSVLSWIPHLFMNPWGAIMSIAVSVFLSVPAAMVYKRMRTRVGALVGILVGVVFGLIAAIGGNIIITPIYAHMTTAQVLAMVVPILLPFNLIKFAIHGVVTFAIYKPISNLLNR
- a CDS encoding energy-coupling factor transporter ATPase, translating into MTTVDNTDADTEPYVSSEREGSVSAYSTAHDIDNKTGNKNQHANRVQRTGKTKATQANDTNGFAARLNGIRFSYDGGKSWALNGIDLDIRTGERICLVGPNGSGKSTLSRLIAGLAAPDDGCVTLLGYDVFSSGTPHSDLYRKARKDIGAVFQNPADQIITTVVGDDVAFGPENLALEPDEITARVTESLNAVDMHDSLLDDPSRMSGGQQQRIAIAGILAMNPKMIVLDEPTAMLDLEAQQDVLRVLDNLQKTGTTIVHVTHRPEELKAADRILSLENGRLVRLSQIEATLKLSVTNADDTGMLKPDGLIIAANSGNPIDVKTGKNEGGGSASANTATDTTEELEHVRTGNAASQNRKNETSAASDIESSADGPAICFEHVSFRYPKASSDTLHDFSMCIRQGEVVAIMGRNGTGKSTLTRLMTALSKPDSGSINVAGIDLRSMSRRDKKALRSSVGLVMQQPEHQLFAETVKQDVAYGPNNQGLPTQIVNQRVERALDLLGISELAERSPFSLSGGQQRLAAIAGIIACGPRILILDEPTAGLDATASERIYALVRTLNAHGVTIVLITHSPRQARQLADRVITLGETAQDGTAQSGTGEETAQLASAGKPTTDDTPSETSQRPSLIARLDPRVKLVVFLVLMFTSFMVSSLPQLGLTALMVIVLAAAAKLGPKRLFRAMRGFLILLLVMGIINMLFVRTGRPLVTLFNFPITDEGVMAAILYTCRFGLVILLGIILLQTTTPTALTDGFGSLLSPLRRLGLHTQELALVMSLALRFLPTLADEARNIMDAQAARGGSIETGTPAKRIKAIVAIIVPIFAGALRHSDNLSLALDARSYEEGIHRTHWHAMRVTGKDMIFIILCAMYLAVLLSLKIGILSVVRL
- a CDS encoding amidohydrolase family protein, with amino-acid sequence MHAPRNTAIEPFAIEHATIATGDVDGRTLSDTTIVVDGLGKIREIGPSSTVVVPPGYHKLDGSGKVVSPGMINGHTHTFSQGRPLDPKGSTPEGQRKTAKLVHSAPGRLFMYETSKSNIMTLLNSGVTTIRTVGDVGYEVVAIRDRINAGKMVGPRILAAGPMLAIPDGHGAPLVAMESTTPEEARSEAEYSIDHGVNALKIAATGGVTDSQVLGEAGAPQMSEEQMRAICEAAHANDIIVAAHAQSEEGVRRALKAGVDTIEHGCTLDDELTELFLNNPNSLRGWSALEPTLSAGLPMKYLSQETLNMTDIQMENSVPVVEGMVNGAKQAHEAGIKVGVGTDTAMPFVPQYGTWREMDLLNRYAGFSKAEAFHAGTQVTAEILGLSDETGSLEVGKSADLLVLDENPVDNLRTLEKPLLVVAAGHPIFHPQVDRFDDMEAQLDEAYK